A part of Pristiophorus japonicus isolate sPriJap1 chromosome 15, sPriJap1.hap1, whole genome shotgun sequence genomic DNA contains:
- the pgp gene encoding glycerol-3-phosphate phosphatase, protein MATCLPLSGALGSELLASLDALVFDCDGVLWKGDSPIPGAAQLVNRLQERGKRVFFLTNNSTKSRRMYGDKLRGLGFAAGPEQVFGTAPCAALYLRQEARLCGSVYLIGSAALRGELQAQVSPPTGTGCLVKAVEAATNRTAHVIGKPGTFMFECLVKEHGVDLSRTIMVGDRLDTDILMGSNCGIRTILTLTGVSTLEEARAHQESDSAERHKLVPSYYVNSVADLLPALD, encoded by the exons ATGGCCACCTGCCTGCCGCTGTCCGGGGCTCTGGGCTCGGAGCTGCTGGCGTCGCTCGACGCCCTGGTCTTTGACTGTGACGGGGTGCTGTGGAAGGGCGACAGCCCGATCCCCGGGGCCGCGCAGCTGGTGAACCGGCTGCAGGAGCGCGGCAAGCGGGTCTTCTTCCTGACCAACAACAGCACCAAGAGCCGGCGGATGTACGGCGACAAGCTGCGGGGCCTGGGCTTCGCGGCGGGGCCGGAGCAGGTGTTCGGCACCGCGCCCTGCGCCGCGCTCTACCTGCGGCAGGAGGCCCGGCTCTGCGGCTCTGTCTACCTGATCGGCAGCGCGGCCCTCCGCGGCGAGCTGCAGGCCCAGG tctctccccccacaggcaCGGGCTGCTTGGTGAAGGCGGTCGAGGCAGCGACGAATCGCACCGCTCACGTCATTGGCAAGCCCGGCACCTTTATGTtcgaatgcttggtcaaagagcacGGCGTTGACCTGAGCAGGACAATTATGGTGGGAGACCGGCTGGACACTGACATCCTCATGGGGTCAAACTGCGGCATCCGCACCATCCTGACCCTGACTGGCGTTTCCACCCTGGAAGAGGCGCGGGCCCATCAGGAAAGTGACTCTGCGGAACGCCACAAGCTGGTCCCCAGCTATTACGTGAACAGCGTGGCGGACTTGCTCCCAGCACTGGATTGA